One Myotis daubentonii chromosome 12, mMyoDau2.1, whole genome shotgun sequence genomic region harbors:
- the TTC32 gene encoding tetratricopeptide repeat protein 32, with translation MSGPQGQGSGRRGRAAALLAPELQGRLSCGDAGQVLVFSGRREGASGSAAPGRRRGAPWRVTGHRSVGPSSPGTSPSLGTPSGKRFSTRHLTADPGTRECSPEDLATAYNNRGQIKYFRVDFCEAMEDYTSAIGVQPNFEVPYYNRGLILYRLGYFDDALEDFKKVLDLNPGFQDATLSLKQTMLDKEEKQRRNY, from the exons GTGGGCGCCGGGGCCGCGCAGCCGCTCTGCTCGCCCCTGAGCTCCAGGGCCGACTTAGCTGCGGGGACGCGGGGCAGGTGCTCGTTTTCTCCGGAAGGCGGGAGGGAGCGTCCGGGAGTGCGGCCCCTGGCCGTCGCCGTGGGGCGCCCTGGAGGGTGACGGGGCACCGGAGCGTCGGCCCGTCCTCACCAGGGACGTCCCCCTCTCTCGGGACTCCGAGCGGAAAGCGCTTTTCCACCCGTCATTTAACAGCGGATCCCGGGACCCG CGAATGCAGCCCTGAGGATTTGGCTACTGCCTATAACAACAGGGGGCAGATCAAGTACTTCAGGGTTGATTTCTGCGAAGCCATGGAGGACTACACGTCGGCCATAGGAGTCCAGCCCAATTTTGAAGTTCCCTATTACAACCGAGGGCTGATCCTGTATAGGCTGG GATACTTTGATGATGCCTTGGAAGATTTCAAGAAAGTATTAGACTTAAATCCTGGATTTCAAGATGCGACTTTGAGCTTAAAGCAGACTATGCtagacaaagaagaaaaacaaagaagaaactaTTGA